One window of the Archangium primigenium genome contains the following:
- a CDS encoding ABC transporter ATP-binding protein, with the protein MARIELRGVAHAYGPAPTSDKDYALRPLELTWEDGGAYALLGPSGCGKTTLLNIISGLLKPSHGQVLFNGTDVTAEPPQRRNIAQVFQFPVIYDTMSVFENLAFPLRNRGLGPDEARARVEEVAELLELTPDLKMRASGLSADMKQRVSLGRGLVRRDVAAILLDEPLTVIDPHVKWLLRRKLKQVHEQLKMTIVYVTHDQVEALTLADRVVVMNQGRVVQMGTPRELFERPVDTFVGYFIGSPGMNLLPCTVEEGGVVVEGHRLPLDAGLCARARGAGGELQLGIRPEFVRRVPEATPSSVRVEITQVEDLGRHKLGTARLGTQTLKVRLSEEERLAPGDTCWLELPPAWTLLYAAGHAVS; encoded by the coding sequence ATGGCCCGCATTGAGCTTCGCGGCGTCGCCCACGCCTATGGACCGGCGCCCACCTCCGACAAGGACTACGCGCTCCGGCCCCTGGAGCTCACGTGGGAGGACGGCGGCGCCTACGCCCTGCTCGGCCCGTCCGGCTGCGGCAAGACGACGCTGCTCAACATCATCTCGGGGCTGCTCAAGCCCTCGCACGGGCAGGTGTTGTTCAACGGCACGGACGTCACCGCCGAGCCGCCCCAGCGGCGCAACATCGCCCAGGTGTTCCAGTTCCCGGTCATCTACGACACCATGAGTGTCTTCGAGAACCTGGCCTTCCCGCTGCGCAACCGCGGCCTCGGCCCGGACGAGGCGCGCGCGCGGGTGGAGGAGGTCGCCGAGCTCCTGGAGCTCACCCCGGACTTGAAGATGCGCGCGAGCGGCCTGTCCGCGGACATGAAGCAGCGCGTGTCGCTGGGCCGGGGGCTCGTGCGCCGGGACGTGGCGGCCATCCTCCTGGACGAGCCCCTGACGGTCATCGATCCGCACGTGAAGTGGCTCTTGCGCCGCAAGCTCAAGCAGGTGCACGAGCAGCTCAAGATGACGATCGTCTACGTGACGCACGACCAGGTGGAGGCGCTGACGCTGGCGGACCGGGTGGTGGTGATGAACCAGGGCCGGGTCGTCCAGATGGGCACGCCGCGCGAGCTGTTCGAGCGCCCGGTGGACACCTTCGTCGGCTACTTCATCGGCAGCCCGGGCATGAACCTGCTGCCGTGCACCGTGGAGGAGGGCGGCGTGGTGGTGGAGGGACACCGGCTGCCCCTGGACGCGGGCCTGTGCGCGCGGGCGCGCGGCGCCGGCGGCGAGTTGCAGCTCGGCATCCGGCCCGAGTTCGTGCGGCGCGTGCCCGAGGCCACCCCCTCCTCCGTGCGCGTGGAGATCACCCAGGTGGAGGACCTGGGACGGCACAAGCTGGGCACCGCGCGGCTGGGCACCCAGACGCTCAAGGTGCGGCTGTCCGAGGAAGAGCGGCTCGCGCCCGGTGACACCTGCTGGCTGGAGCTGCCCCCCGCGTGGACCCTCCTGTACGCGGCGGGCCACGCCGTTTCCTGA
- a CDS encoding ketopantoate reductase family protein — translation MNIAIVGPGAIGSTFAYHLARAGHDVTVVARGQRLAYLEKTRAIVTSEGERAPVLVSGALDTQTPWDLVLVSVLDHQVDAVLPTLSQSAARQVMFMFNTFAPFDRLRDAVGAERFVFGFPAIAAQLQEGKLKAQVIPRALSFLQITIVTDPRWAEIFSKAGIPTDTQPEMHSWLRTHAALVAPVMTTCLRAYQRGRGITWEEAREMAAAMAEGFDLVRSLGHRLTPSNLETFSKLPARSHALLFWAISRSAAPATFANQGPAEARALIDAMATAAPGQSARLQALRP, via the coding sequence ATGAACATCGCCATCGTGGGCCCCGGAGCCATCGGCAGCACCTTCGCCTACCACCTCGCCCGAGCGGGCCATGACGTCACCGTCGTCGCGCGGGGCCAACGCCTCGCGTACCTGGAGAAGACGCGCGCCATCGTCACCTCGGAGGGTGAGCGCGCGCCCGTGCTGGTGAGCGGCGCGCTCGACACCCAGACGCCGTGGGACCTCGTGCTCGTCAGCGTGCTCGATCACCAGGTGGACGCGGTGCTGCCCACGCTGAGCCAGAGCGCCGCCAGGCAGGTGATGTTCATGTTCAACACCTTCGCGCCGTTCGACCGGCTGCGCGACGCGGTGGGCGCGGAGCGCTTCGTGTTCGGCTTTCCCGCCATCGCGGCCCAGCTCCAGGAGGGCAAGCTCAAGGCCCAGGTCATCCCGCGCGCGCTCTCGTTCCTGCAGATCACCATCGTGACGGACCCCCGCTGGGCGGAGATCTTCTCCAAGGCCGGCATCCCCACCGACACGCAGCCCGAGATGCACAGCTGGCTGCGCACGCACGCCGCCCTGGTGGCGCCCGTCATGACCACGTGCCTGCGCGCCTACCAGCGGGGCCGTGGAATCACCTGGGAGGAGGCCCGCGAGATGGCCGCCGCCATGGCCGAGGGCTTCGACCTCGTGCGCTCCCTGGGACATCGGCTGACGCCCTCGAACCTGGAGACCTTCAGCAAGCTGCCCGCGCGGTCTCACGCCCTGCTGTTCTGGGCGATCAGCCGGAGCGCTGCCCCGGCCACATTCGCCAATCAGGGACCCGCCGAGGCGCGCGCGCTCATCGACGCCATGGCCACCGCCGCGCCGGGCCAGAGCGCGCGGCTCCAAGCCCTGCGGCCCTGA
- a CDS encoding ABC transporter substrate-binding protein — protein MKKTVWTLAVALAVPMAGCKKESKPADAEKPAAAAQPQQVDTAALEKAAEKWVDEEFQPSTLSREQQLAEMKWFRDAAAPFRGQTINVVSESIDTHVYESKTLAKAFTEITGITLKHDIIQEGDVIEKLQTQMQSGRSIYDMYVNDSDLIGTHVRYGHVVPLTDFMEGEGKDVTLPTLDIDDFMGKSFVTGPDGKMYQLPDQQFANLYWFRHDWFSRPDLRERFKKKYGYELGVPVNWSAYEDIADFFTNDVKEIDGVKVYGHMDYGKKDPSLGWRFTDAWLSMAGAGDKGLPNGKPVDEWGIRVEGCNPVGASVTRGGDTNGPASVYALTKYIDWLKKYAPPQAAGMTFSEAGPVPGQGNIAQQIFWYTGFTAPLMKPGLPVVDDKGLPKWRMAPSPHGPYWEEGMKLGYQDTGSWTMLKSTPLERRKAAWLYAQFVVAKTTSLKKFMVGLTPIRDSDIRSEHVTKVADKFGGLVEFYRSPARVSWTPTGTNVPDYPKLAQLWWQNISLAVEGEKTPQEAMDTLASQMDDVMGRLERAGMKNCPPKLNEVKDAKFWFDAPGAPKPKLANEKPKGETVPYEQLIQAWKEGRVK, from the coding sequence ATGAAGAAAACCGTTTGGACACTGGCCGTGGCCCTGGCCGTTCCCATGGCCGGCTGCAAGAAGGAGTCGAAGCCCGCGGACGCGGAGAAGCCCGCCGCCGCCGCGCAGCCGCAGCAGGTGGACACCGCCGCCCTGGAGAAGGCGGCCGAGAAGTGGGTGGACGAGGAGTTCCAGCCCAGCACCCTCTCGCGCGAGCAGCAGCTCGCGGAGATGAAGTGGTTCCGCGACGCCGCCGCGCCCTTCCGCGGGCAGACCATCAACGTCGTGTCCGAGAGCATCGACACGCACGTCTACGAGTCCAAGACGCTCGCCAAGGCGTTCACGGAGATCACCGGCATCACCCTCAAGCACGACATCATCCAGGAGGGCGATGTCATCGAGAAGCTGCAGACCCAGATGCAGTCGGGCCGCAGCATCTACGACATGTACGTCAATGACAGCGACCTGATCGGCACCCACGTGCGCTACGGCCACGTGGTGCCGCTCACGGACTTCATGGAGGGCGAGGGCAAGGACGTGACGCTGCCCACGCTCGACATCGACGACTTCATGGGCAAGAGCTTCGTCACCGGCCCGGACGGCAAGATGTACCAGCTGCCGGACCAGCAGTTCGCCAACCTCTACTGGTTCCGCCACGACTGGTTCAGCCGCCCCGACCTGCGCGAGCGCTTCAAGAAGAAGTACGGCTACGAGCTGGGCGTGCCGGTGAACTGGTCCGCCTACGAGGACATCGCCGACTTCTTCACCAACGACGTGAAGGAGATCGACGGCGTCAAGGTGTACGGCCACATGGACTACGGCAAGAAGGACCCGTCCCTGGGCTGGCGCTTCACCGACGCGTGGCTGTCCATGGCGGGCGCCGGCGACAAGGGTCTGCCCAACGGCAAGCCCGTGGACGAGTGGGGCATCCGCGTGGAGGGCTGCAACCCCGTGGGCGCCTCGGTGACGCGCGGCGGTGACACCAACGGCCCCGCCTCCGTGTACGCGCTCACCAAGTACATCGACTGGCTCAAGAAGTACGCCCCGCCCCAGGCCGCCGGCATGACGTTCTCCGAGGCCGGCCCCGTGCCCGGCCAGGGCAACATCGCCCAGCAGATCTTCTGGTACACGGGCTTCACCGCCCCCCTCATGAAGCCCGGCCTGCCCGTGGTGGACGACAAGGGCCTGCCCAAGTGGCGCATGGCCCCCTCGCCCCACGGCCCCTACTGGGAAGAGGGCATGAAGCTCGGCTACCAGGACACCGGCTCGTGGACCATGCTCAAGAGCACCCCGCTCGAGCGCCGCAAGGCCGCCTGGCTCTACGCCCAGTTCGTGGTGGCCAAGACCACGTCCCTCAAGAAGTTCATGGTGGGCCTCACGCCCATCCGCGACTCGGACATCCGCTCCGAGCACGTGACCAAGGTGGCCGACAAGTTCGGCGGCCTCGTGGAGTTCTACCGCAGCCCCGCGCGTGTCTCGTGGACGCCCACGGGCACCAACGTGCCGGACTACCCGAAGCTCGCCCAGCTCTGGTGGCAGAACATCAGCCTCGCCGTGGAAGGCGAGAAGACGCCCCAGGAGGCCATGGACACGCTCGCCTCGCAGATGGACGACGTCATGGGCCGCCTGGAGCGCGCGGGCATGAAGAACTGCCCCCCCAAGCTCAACGAGGTGAAGGACGCCAAGTTCTGGTTCGACGCGCCCGGCGCCCCCAAGCCCAAGCTCGCCAACGAGAAGCCCAAGGGCGAGACCGTGCCCTACGAGCAGCTCATCCAGGCCTGGAAGGAAGGCCGCGTGAAGTAG
- a CDS encoding bifunctional metallophosphatase/5'-nucleotidase: MFPSGSRKLFGALSLGSLLVAASSCHDDPPAPVPEPTPEPVRVQVLAFNDFHGNLEAPSGSNGRIKVRTENGGTADVNAGGAAFLAHHLQALRAQNPENTVVVSAGDLIGASPLVSGIFHDEPTIQAMNMMGLDYNSVGNHEFDDGTQELLRMQSGGCHPVDGCQASTNFPGATFQFLSANVFTDLAARKTFFPAYGIREFQGVKVAFIGMTLEGTPQIVAPSGTKGLSFQDEADTVNALVPELQAQGVKAIVVVIHEGGLPTGLYDECPGISGAIKDIVERLDAEVDVVASGHTHQAYNCVINGKRVTSAASYGRLITDIDLTLDPRTGDVVEADARNVVVTRETPDAAVEAFVQGIVAKAAPQRDKVIGNTPSELKGPVRPIPAGASGESVLGNVVSDAMLAATREPATGGAVIALQNSGGVRADINAGDITFGEAFAVQPFANNLVTLTLTGAQIDTLLEAQFQPSGTSILQPSRGFAFAWSASAPAGSKVDPASIKLDGVTLDPAASYRVTVNNFMASGGDGYTVLLEGKAPLTGAIDVDAVEAYLRANNPLSLPALGRITLLP, encoded by the coding sequence ATGTTCCCTTCTGGTTCCCGCAAGCTGTTCGGTGCCCTGTCCCTGGGCTCCCTGCTCGTCGCCGCGTCCAGCTGCCACGACGATCCCCCGGCCCCCGTCCCCGAGCCCACGCCCGAGCCCGTTCGTGTCCAGGTGCTGGCCTTCAATGACTTCCACGGCAACCTGGAAGCCCCCTCGGGCAGCAATGGTCGCATCAAGGTGCGTACCGAGAACGGCGGCACGGCCGACGTGAACGCGGGCGGCGCGGCGTTCCTCGCCCATCACCTCCAGGCCCTGAGGGCCCAGAACCCGGAGAACACCGTGGTGGTGTCCGCGGGGGATCTGATCGGCGCCTCGCCGCTCGTCTCCGGCATCTTCCACGATGAGCCCACCATCCAGGCGATGAACATGATGGGCCTGGACTACAACTCCGTGGGCAACCACGAGTTCGACGACGGCACCCAGGAGCTGCTGCGCATGCAGTCCGGCGGCTGCCACCCGGTGGACGGCTGTCAGGCGAGCACGAACTTCCCCGGCGCGACGTTCCAGTTCCTCTCGGCCAACGTGTTCACCGACCTGGCCGCCCGGAAGACGTTCTTCCCCGCCTATGGCATCCGCGAGTTCCAGGGCGTCAAGGTCGCCTTCATCGGCATGACGCTCGAGGGCACGCCGCAGATCGTCGCGCCGTCCGGCACGAAGGGGCTCTCCTTCCAGGACGAGGCCGACACGGTCAACGCGCTGGTTCCGGAGCTCCAGGCTCAGGGCGTGAAGGCCATCGTGGTGGTCATCCACGAGGGCGGCCTGCCCACGGGCCTCTACGACGAGTGCCCGGGCATCTCCGGCGCCATCAAGGACATCGTCGAGCGGCTGGATGCGGAGGTGGACGTGGTGGCCTCGGGCCATACGCACCAGGCCTACAACTGCGTCATCAATGGCAAGCGCGTCACCAGCGCGGCCAGCTACGGGCGCCTCATCACCGACATCGACCTGACGTTGGATCCCCGCACGGGCGATGTCGTGGAGGCGGACGCGCGCAACGTCGTCGTCACGCGGGAGACGCCGGATGCGGCGGTGGAGGCGTTCGTGCAGGGCATCGTCGCCAAGGCGGCGCCCCAGCGTGACAAGGTCATCGGGAACACGCCGAGCGAGTTGAAGGGCCCCGTGCGGCCCATTCCGGCGGGCGCCTCGGGCGAGTCCGTGCTGGGCAATGTCGTCTCGGACGCCATGCTCGCGGCCACGCGGGAGCCGGCCACGGGGGGCGCCGTCATCGCCCTGCAGAACTCGGGCGGTGTGCGCGCGGACATCAACGCGGGTGACATCACCTTCGGCGAGGCGTTCGCCGTGCAGCCGTTCGCCAACAACCTGGTGACGCTGACGCTCACCGGCGCGCAGATCGACACGCTGCTGGAGGCGCAGTTCCAGCCGAGCGGCACCTCCATCCTCCAGCCGTCGCGGGGCTTCGCCTTCGCGTGGAGCGCCTCGGCGCCCGCGGGCAGCAAGGTGGATCCCGCCTCCATCAAGCTGGACGGCGTGACGCTCGACCCCGCGGCGAGCTACCGGGTCACGGTGAACAACTTCATGGCCTCCGGCGGTGACGGCTACACAGTGCTGCTCGAGGGCAAGGCGCCGCTCACGGGGGCGATCGACGTCGACGCGGTGGAGGCCTACCTGCGCGCCAACAACCCCCTGTCTCTGCCCGCCCTGGGCCGCATCACCCTGCTGCCCTGA
- a CDS encoding DUF2160 domain-containing protein translates to MAWTLPTAGFFGFIVLTLAAYTVWGIRAPSLPRRGLLPMPTTRGDRLFVGLLGSAFIHLAWVGLTDASVWVATGLSLLFLVFISRWG, encoded by the coding sequence ATGGCCTGGACGCTCCCCACCGCGGGCTTCTTCGGCTTCATCGTCCTCACCCTGGCGGCCTACACGGTCTGGGGCATCCGCGCCCCGTCCCTGCCCCGCCGGGGCCTGTTGCCCATGCCCACCACCCGGGGAGACCGGCTGTTCGTGGGCCTCTTGGGCAGTGCCTTCATCCACCTCGCCTGGGTGGGCCTGACGGATGCCTCCGTCTGGGTCGCCACGGGCCTGTCGTTGTTGTTCCTCGTCTTCATTTCCCGCTGGGGGTAG
- a CDS encoding carbohydrate ABC transporter permease, whose protein sequence is MEKPTRQSAWLMVLPVLVAVAFSAVIPLMTVVNYSVQDILGPEQRVFVGTEWFSKVLRDPELHGALRRQLGFSFAVLALEIPLGVLLALVLPKAGKAASASLVLVGLPLLIPFNVVGTIWQIFARGDIGLFGVAINALGISYNYTASALDAWLTVLLMDVWHWTPLVALLCYAGLQAIPEAYYQAARIDGATVWATFRFIQLPRLRGVLTIAVLLRFMDSFMIYTEPFVLTGGGPGNATTFLSQYLTRLAVGQFDLGPAAAFSLVYFLIVLLFSYVFYTAMTQQKEAR, encoded by the coding sequence ATGGAAAAACCCACCCGACAGAGCGCCTGGTTGATGGTGCTGCCCGTGCTCGTGGCCGTCGCGTTCAGCGCCGTCATTCCCCTGATGACGGTGGTGAACTACTCGGTGCAGGACATCCTCGGCCCGGAGCAGCGCGTGTTCGTGGGCACCGAGTGGTTCAGCAAGGTGCTGCGCGATCCGGAATTGCACGGCGCCCTGAGGCGGCAGCTCGGCTTCTCGTTCGCGGTGCTCGCGCTGGAGATTCCGCTCGGCGTGCTGCTCGCGCTGGTGCTGCCCAAGGCGGGCAAGGCCGCGTCGGCGAGCCTCGTGCTCGTGGGCCTGCCCCTGCTCATCCCCTTCAACGTGGTGGGCACCATCTGGCAGATCTTCGCCCGCGGGGACATCGGCCTGTTCGGCGTGGCCATCAACGCGCTGGGCATCTCCTACAACTACACGGCGAGCGCCCTGGACGCCTGGCTCACGGTGCTGCTCATGGACGTGTGGCACTGGACGCCCCTGGTGGCGCTCCTGTGCTACGCGGGCCTGCAGGCCATTCCCGAGGCCTACTACCAGGCGGCGCGCATCGACGGCGCCACGGTGTGGGCCACGTTCCGCTTCATCCAACTGCCCCGGCTGCGCGGCGTGCTCACCATCGCGGTGCTGCTGCGCTTCATGGACAGCTTCATGATCTACACCGAGCCCTTCGTGCTCACCGGCGGCGGCCCCGGCAACGCCACCACCTTCCTGAGCCAGTACCTCACCCGGCTCGCGGTGGGGCAGTTCGACCTGGGCCCGGCGGCGGCCTTCTCGCTCGTCTACTTCCTCATCGTCCTCTTGTTCAGCTACGTCTTCTACACCGCCATGACCCAGCAGAAGGAGGCGCGATGA
- a CDS encoding ABC transporter ATP-binding protein, with translation MHRVRQGIELDGITRVVGGETHLSDIHLRLEPGSFQVLLGRTRAGKTSLLRLLAGLDAPTAGRLRVDGQDVTHVDVRRRDVAMVYQQFVNYPSLTVYENIASPLRLAGKLDAKALDKRVRDTAAALRLDPFLQRLPAELSGGQQQRTAMARALAKDASLLLLDEPLANLDYKLREELRTEIRQLFRGRPAVVVYATTEPTEALLLGGQTVVLHEGRVLQAGPTLEVYQRPANEQVGQVFSDPQMNLWDAEITPDGRARLSSDVDFPLTGHLRGLTPGRYRLGLRAHHLGLAPASAEDIRVPAHVELEEVSGSETLVHAGHAGLALAAQLEGVHRHPSGAPVTLFIPPSRLFAFTPGGPLVAAPPFASQEAAHGPH, from the coding sequence ATGCATCGGGTGAGGCAAGGCATCGAGCTGGACGGAATCACGCGCGTCGTGGGCGGAGAGACGCACCTGTCGGACATCCACCTGCGGCTCGAGCCCGGCTCCTTCCAGGTGCTGCTGGGCCGCACACGCGCCGGGAAGACCTCGCTCCTACGGCTGCTGGCGGGGCTGGACGCGCCCACCGCCGGACGGCTGCGCGTGGACGGCCAGGACGTCACCCACGTGGACGTGCGCCGCCGGGACGTGGCCATGGTGTACCAGCAGTTCGTCAACTACCCCTCGCTCACCGTCTACGAGAACATCGCCTCGCCCCTGCGGCTGGCGGGCAAGCTCGACGCCAAGGCGTTGGACAAGCGCGTGCGGGACACGGCCGCGGCGCTCCGGTTGGACCCTTTCCTCCAGCGCCTGCCCGCGGAGCTGAGCGGCGGCCAGCAGCAGCGCACCGCCATGGCCCGCGCGCTCGCCAAGGACGCCTCGCTGCTCCTGCTCGACGAGCCGCTGGCCAACCTGGACTACAAGCTGCGCGAGGAGCTGCGCACGGAGATCCGCCAGCTCTTCCGCGGCCGGCCCGCCGTCGTGGTGTACGCCACCACCGAGCCCACCGAGGCGCTGCTGCTCGGGGGTCAAACGGTGGTGCTGCACGAGGGGCGTGTGCTGCAGGCGGGCCCGACGCTGGAGGTGTACCAGCGCCCGGCCAACGAGCAGGTGGGGCAGGTCTTCAGTGATCCGCAGATGAACCTGTGGGACGCGGAGATCACGCCGGACGGCCGCGCCCGCCTGTCCTCCGACGTGGACTTCCCGCTCACCGGACACCTCCGGGGCCTGACACCGGGCCGCTACCGCCTGGGCCTGCGCGCCCACCACCTGGGGCTCGCGCCCGCCTCCGCCGAGGACATCCGCGTGCCCGCGCACGTGGAGCTCGAGGAGGTCAGCGGCTCGGAGACACTGGTGCACGCGGGTCACGCGGGGCTCGCGCTCGCCGCCCAGTTGGAGGGCGTGCACCGCCACCCCTCGGGCGCGCCGGTGACGCTGTTCATCCCGCCCTCGCGTCTGTTCGCCTTCACTCCCGGCGGCCCGCTCGTGGCCGCTCCCCCGTTCGCTTCGCAGGAGGCCGCGCATGGCCCGCATTGA
- a CDS encoding leucine-rich repeat domain-containing protein, protein MAKKTPSPAQAWKRLEKHVLQTLGEDAAGTYPEALEPRALAFPHAFDDTPLLPPDYLAFVKALGYRWLSTGDGALAFPPPRWRLHLSQQMGEPERAWTEVRAEREAGTHPYRFVMFASHDINDTNGYAFGPSAEGGALVVWTVEDSLPVEECGAFPEWLEHQLRELEEALARHEAGEGEAPEGDPLGLEGESLPLRKKRPQAKGPEAVLAAFDRTEKELTLNGRKLGELPPLIGEFSALEHLWLGSTGLKQLPRELGQLRALKRLDLSFNRELSALPPEVGQLQCLESLNLRATRLASLPDELGQLPHLRFLSLEASAMTSVPPCLFHLKSLRTLDFHAPAIPREQLEALRQALPDCAVGIYA, encoded by the coding sequence ATGGCGAAGAAGACCCCCTCCCCCGCCCAGGCCTGGAAGCGCCTGGAGAAGCACGTCCTCCAGACCCTGGGCGAGGACGCGGCGGGCACGTACCCGGAAGCCCTCGAGCCGCGCGCGCTCGCCTTCCCACACGCGTTCGATGACACGCCCCTGCTCCCGCCGGACTACCTCGCCTTCGTGAAGGCGCTCGGCTACCGGTGGCTGTCCACCGGGGACGGGGCCCTGGCCTTCCCGCCGCCCCGCTGGAGGCTCCACCTCTCCCAACAGATGGGCGAGCCCGAGCGCGCCTGGACCGAGGTCCGCGCCGAGCGCGAGGCGGGAACCCATCCCTACCGCTTCGTGATGTTCGCCTCGCACGACATCAACGACACCAACGGCTACGCCTTCGGCCCGAGCGCGGAGGGCGGCGCGCTCGTCGTCTGGACGGTCGAGGACAGCCTCCCCGTGGAGGAGTGCGGCGCCTTCCCGGAATGGCTCGAGCACCAGCTGCGGGAACTGGAGGAGGCGCTCGCGCGACACGAAGCCGGAGAGGGCGAGGCGCCCGAGGGCGACCCCCTGGGCCTGGAGGGCGAGTCCCTGCCCCTCCGGAAGAAACGCCCCCAGGCCAAGGGGCCCGAGGCCGTGCTGGCCGCGTTCGACCGGACGGAGAAGGAACTCACCCTGAACGGGCGGAAGCTGGGCGAACTCCCGCCCCTGATCGGAGAGTTCTCCGCGCTGGAGCACTTGTGGCTGGGTTCCACCGGCCTCAAGCAACTGCCCCGGGAGCTGGGCCAGCTGCGGGCCCTGAAGCGGCTGGACCTGTCCTTCAACCGGGAGCTGAGCGCCCTGCCCCCGGAGGTGGGCCAGCTCCAGTGCCTCGAATCGCTGAACCTGCGCGCCACCCGCCTCGCGTCACTCCCGGACGAGTTGGGGCAGCTCCCGCACCTGCGCTTCCTCAGCCTGGAGGCCTCGGCGATGACATCCGTGCCGCCGTGCCTCTTCCACCTGAAGAGCCTGCGCACGCTGGACTTCCACGCGCCCGCCATTCCCCGCGAGCAACTGGAGGCCCTGCGCCAGGCGCTGCCCGACTGCGCGGTCGGCATCTACGCCTGA
- a CDS encoding carbohydrate ABC transporter permease: MRRLAVPLYLALSFTPIYWLVCMSLKTNEEILGDFSAWPRAPTLDNYTTIFTDPSWSMSYVHSLTYVSINTVLSVLLALPAAYAFSRYRFLGDTHLFFWLLSNRMSPPAVFLLPFFQLYSSIGLFDTPWAVAFAHMLFTVPLSVWILEGFMSGVPREIDETAYIDGYSFPRFFTRIFFPLIRSGVGVTAFFCFMFSWVELLLARTLTSVEAKPIVAAMTRTVSAAGMDWGVLAAAGVLTLVPGAVVIYFVRNYIAKGFALGRV, translated from the coding sequence ATGAGACGCCTCGCCGTGCCCCTGTATCTGGCCCTGAGCTTCACGCCCATCTACTGGCTGGTGTGCATGTCGCTCAAGACGAACGAGGAGATATTGGGCGACTTCTCCGCCTGGCCGCGCGCGCCCACGCTCGACAACTACACCACCATCTTCACGGACCCCTCGTGGAGCATGAGCTACGTGCACTCGCTCACCTACGTGAGCATCAACACGGTGCTCTCGGTGCTGCTCGCGCTGCCGGCCGCCTATGCCTTCTCGCGCTACCGCTTCCTGGGCGACACGCACCTGTTCTTCTGGCTGCTCAGCAACCGCATGTCCCCGCCCGCCGTCTTCCTGCTGCCCTTCTTCCAGCTGTATTCGAGCATCGGGCTGTTCGACACGCCCTGGGCGGTGGCCTTCGCGCACATGCTCTTCACCGTGCCCCTGTCGGTGTGGATCCTCGAGGGCTTCATGTCCGGCGTGCCCCGGGAGATCGACGAGACGGCCTACATCGACGGCTACAGCTTCCCGCGCTTCTTCACGCGCATCTTCTTTCCCCTCATCCGCTCGGGCGTGGGCGTGACGGCGTTCTTCTGCTTCATGTTCAGCTGGGTGGAATTGCTGCTCGCGCGCACGCTCACCTCCGTGGAGGCCAAGCCCATCGTGGCCGCCATGACGCGCACGGTGAGCGCGGCGGGCATGGACTGGGGCGTGCTCGCCGCGGCGGGCGTGCTCACGCTCGTGCCGGGCGCGGTGGTCATCTACTTCGTGCGCAACTACATCGCCAAGGGCTTCGCCCTGGGAAGGGTGTGA
- a CDS encoding EamA family transporter, with translation MQEVPEGRSRWTLPPLPAVLLAIVSVQGGAALAKGLFPALGAAGVAGLRIVLAAVMLLAAFRPPLLRFTRAQWAAVIPYGLTLGLMNLTYYMAIARIPLGLGVTLEFVGPLLVAVLGSRRLADFFWVLVAAVGIVLLTPWSGAPGALDMKGVLLALFAGACWAGYIVLGGRLSRVMSSGQGVAVGMVFASLVVLPVSLSEGGMARLTPGLLGASLGVALLSSALPYTLEMAALRVLPSRTFGILMSLEPAVAAVLGFLLLHERLTSLQWLAVVLVSGASAGSTLTAARRPPPPLEA, from the coding sequence ATGCAAGAGGTCCCCGAGGGCCGCTCCCGTTGGACCCTGCCGCCCCTGCCAGCGGTGCTGCTCGCCATCGTCAGTGTGCAGGGAGGCGCGGCGCTGGCCAAGGGGTTGTTCCCGGCGCTCGGCGCGGCGGGCGTGGCGGGCCTGCGCATCGTGCTGGCCGCGGTCATGCTGCTCGCGGCCTTCCGTCCGCCCCTGCTGCGCTTCACCCGGGCGCAGTGGGCCGCGGTCATCCCCTATGGGTTGACGCTCGGCCTGATGAACCTCACCTATTACATGGCCATCGCGCGCATCCCGCTGGGGTTGGGCGTCACGCTGGAGTTCGTGGGGCCGCTGTTGGTGGCGGTGTTGGGCTCGCGGCGCCTGGCGGACTTCTTCTGGGTGCTGGTGGCGGCGGTGGGCATCGTGTTGCTGACGCCATGGAGCGGGGCGCCGGGCGCGCTGGACATGAAGGGCGTGCTGCTCGCGCTCTTCGCGGGCGCCTGCTGGGCGGGGTACATCGTGCTGGGCGGCCGCCTGTCGCGGGTGATGTCCAGCGGACAGGGCGTCGCGGTGGGCATGGTGTTCGCGTCGCTCGTCGTGCTGCCCGTGTCCCTCTCCGAGGGCGGGATGGCGAGGCTGACGCCGGGATTGTTGGGCGCGAGTCTCGGCGTGGCGCTGCTGTCGAGCGCGCTGCCCTACACCCTGGAGATGGCGGCGCTGCGGGTGCTGCCCAGCCGCACCTTCGGCATCCTGATGAGCCTGGAGCCCGCGGTGGCGGCGGTGCTGGGCTTCCTGCTGCTGCACGAGCGGCTCACGTCCCTGCAATGGCTCGCGGTGGTGCTGGTGAGCGGGGCCTCGGCGGGCTCCACGCTCACCGCGGCGCGTCGTCCGCCGCCGCCCCTGGAGGCGTGA